A region of the Silene latifolia isolate original U9 population chromosome 9, ASM4854445v1, whole genome shotgun sequence genome:
atgacccgacatcctagttttccTTCTCTATTGCTAATTTCTCTTAGCCTTATTTCTCTTACCTTTAATCTTGTTTAGATTAGTTCAAACAAATCAAAACCTCATTAATGACCGTAGACAGACCCAATAgataagtagatagtgaccgcctccctgtggagatcgaccctacttactgctagcttctgttagtgtaactaggtattttatttttggtacctgacgacggtatcaagctcctaacaactcttacccgggttcattttattttgactccctaagttcattgggttcattggttacaagttccaaaatcgtcgctctgataccactttgtaatacccccatactccaagtgccttaccaggaccacttaaagcatgagaatgctaccatctcggttacccgagtcaatgtatatcaaataaactgtaaaagaacgtactttaataaataagtttaagtgattacataacaaaaccaactgtaaagtaaagtacaactgttctacaaccaaactacaactgaagtaacaaaagtataaagaaaacacagcggaagactactatcagactcgaggcaactccatccccagctaatcccgtgcgcatccatagtataccaGCTAGACAactactcaccacccccgaatggattaccacagtttttaaaacatttaaacggggtcaatactaattacacaaaaaaacagctgcaataaaacaataccacaaccaattcaatcaacccaaactccatcacatcaccacacacctgactacacactaaagtgtgtagccctaccagattacccatcgcaacaggtaatccttgccgccagtgggggaccgcagccattcccacctagccccgctcatctcatccgagcgataaacctatgttcattaatgtgcacatcccctctgtggcgggttctacagagggcgaatcaagggcgtgaatccaatgagatcgtcacaatcaactaatcataatcattcttcaacaaaatcacctcctataaacacacaatcatacaatcacaatctaacatcaacaatactcccaaaacccccaatttacccaattaggttttcaactaaaatcaataaaATGATATAAAAACTGTATAAGAAtattaccctcgacacgacgaactcaacggcgtaaagaacacgacgatccgaccaccttagcctttgggatttgttaataacgtgacgaatgcgaactacgtaactcttttctcttctcttgaaaggttttaagaAGTGAAAATGATTAAGAAtgatgacggaagccttttatattaatctcgcgttattaacaaaacccggctaaaacaacctataagactcacttactcgatcgagtaagtaacttactcgatcgagtgcctcttaatcgatcgagtgtcacacatactctatcgagtacccaacaggcagactactgttttgggtaaaaacatacttactcgacagagtaagtcccactcgatagagtacccatagacatagaaaactgtagtattacagttgTGAATGCATAACTCTCCATAAGACCAAGTTGTGCCCTGTGTCAGGGTGAGCTACAACCTGATCTTGGCCTAATTCCTCCCCAGCTTCCATTTCCTCCAGCACTAGGCTCTCATCCTCCTCATATTTAACCATTCCTTCCCTTTCCCACTCTTCTACTTCCATTGCTATCAGTGCTCTCTTGGAAGGACAATCCTTCCTGAAGTGGCCATATCCTTGACACTAAAAGTATTTGATCTTTCCCTCAGTTACAAGTGGGTTGGTTTTCTGATTCATGGGGGCTTTTCCTTTATCTAGTGTAGGTGGTGCAGCTGGTTTAGGTGTACTATCAATCCTGACACCAGTAAATGGTTTGAGTGCAGGTCTAGTGGTGGTTTTAGACACTGCAGGCTTAgcctttttcattttttcaacTCTCAAAGACAGGTTAACCACATCATCATAAGACCACAGGGGTTGCATCCTAACCTTTGTGGCAATATTCTTATCAAGACCCTCCAGAAACCTATCAATCCTTTGCTCAGGTTTTTCATTAATCTCACATTGTAAGGTTAACTGCTCAAACTCCCTCAGGTAGGTCTCAATTGGTCTCTCATCTTGTCTAAGTTTGGACAGTTTAATAAAGAGATCTTGAGTATAATCCTTGGTGACAAATTTACTCAACATCTTTTTCTTAAGCTTACACCAAGACCTAAGTGATTCTTTTCCTTCtctaatcctttggtgtttcaGATTATCATACCAAAGAGAAGCATAACCTTTTAGTTTCAAGAcagcaactttttttttttttttttgggtaaaggTAAGCTTCTCATTAGAATCAATGGTTTCCCATACAATTACAAAGTATTCATTTCATACACCCTCATAAAAATTAATGCTGCCTAATGTACTCAATCCAATTTAAAGCCCTAGTATTGCGACTTTTGATCTGTAATTGCCCTAATCTCATTTTCACCTCATTCTTGACCCGTTGCAGAATGCAACCAGGCCTACTGACATATCCATCCACCCTGCTGACATTCCTTGCATTCCAAATGTTGTACATTAGACTTGCTAAGATTACAGCAACGATTTTCTTCTTGCAAGCACTATGCTCACGTAACTGAACCCACCACTGAATCACTTCCAGACATGGAAGCTCAAGCACACACCAACTGGCAACCAAATCTTTGCATTTTTTACTGAAAATACAGGAAAAAAAGAGATGTTCATGAGACTCTTCTTGTAATCCACACAGGAAACACCTATTACTCTGAATGATGTGCATCCTTATCAGCCTATCCTGAGTTGTTAACTTCTGATGAGCAATCAACCAACATAAGAAGTTTTGTTTAGGGATGATCCACTGATTTAGCACCCAAGGATACCAAGATACCTTGTCCATCTCTGGTTTCAGCACCTGATAACCTGTCTGACTGTTATAATGCTCTATATCCGCATTGAAAATGTGATCTTTAAGTAAATGCTTAACCTGGCAAATTTTACGCCAAGCCCAGCTGCTGCCACTCCCAGGTTCATACTCATTCCAGCAGGTATTCTTTATGTAGATGGCATGCACCCATTTTACCCAAAGATGGTCAGTCTTTTGGGCCACCCACCAAGCATATTTTCCTATAGCAGCAAGATTCCAAGCATGAAAGTCTCTCAGTCCTAGACCCCCCTGATTTCTTGCTCTGCATATTGTCTCCCATGAAACCAACATTGGACTCTCCTTGTTATCAGTGCCATACCATAAGAAAGCTCTACAAATAGCCTCCAGTTTGCTAATAACAGTTTTGGTAAGGATAAAGATTCTAGCCCAATAACTGTGCAAGGAATTAAGCACAGCTTTGATCAATACAAGCCGTCCAGCATAGGAAAGCTTCCTAGACCCTAGACTCCTTATCCTGTCAACAATCTTATCCACCAGGATATTGCAATCCATAACTGACAAACATTTTTGGGAAACTGTAACCCCCAAATATTTGAAAGGAACAGTACCTCTTTTCATACCAGTTGCTCGCTCTATTTCAGTCACCAACTGAGCATCAATACCATTATAATAGAAGCTGGACTTGCTGCAATTCATGGAAAGTCCAGAGGAATTTGAGAACAGCTTGAAAGCTTGTAGCATCAGACCTACAGAGGCCTTAACATCAGTGTAACCTTTATACTCAAAGATTTTCTCAATATCCCTAATCCATTCTAACAAATCATCAGGATTTAGGCTACCAGAAAATtcagggatttctacctttaGATGCTTGTCTGTGTGCTCAGGAACCTCCTCTTGTGTTATGATATTCTCCTCAGATTCTTATTCATATCCATGTGGTGGCTGTCCTCTCCCTGCTCCCATTAAGAAGCCTCTGCCTCTACCTCTTCCTCTGGCAGGTGGTTGTCTTCTTGGATCATGATTTGGAAACCTCTCCATCACTAAATGGACAGCATTGAGTAGGGTGTCTACATTTTATGCAAGATTTTCTATTCTGGTTTCaataccagcaagtctctcttcactcatggttgtttttgtatttttgttgtaGGTAGGGATAATGAACTCACAGTTTCTCTcgacccaagactaacacaaatgtggaattgtgttaaaccttgCTCTGATTACAAAATTGGAGTGTCAAACCCCAGGACAGACACAAAGATTTAACCTTTAAATGAGACCAACTGTTCTGGTGTTTTCAGGATGCAATGAACTTTCAGGATTTGATTAAAAATACCAAATGGCCTGCTAAAATCGTGAAATTTGGTGAAAAGCTAATTAAATGAATAAACTAACTCTGATTAAAATTTCAGGAAATTTGAAGCACTCCAAGTATTTTTGATAAATTAATTAAGATTGCCTGACAAAAGAAATCAGACAATTTGACACATGAATGATGTTTGAGCCTAAACAAGGACcaagggatataattatcaactcaaaTCCCATAGAATACTCACAGGAAAGCAAGATAACAATTTAGACAACTTAAACTATAATTTATCACAGCCAGGCACAGATAAAACCCAACTCAAGTTAACAGCAAGACCAAATAACCCACAATCTGAGCACAGGATTGAATGAACCTCACTAACAGACTTTTTTCAACTCCTACAGACTAAGTACAAGATGTTAACAGGCCTGACTCTTAACTACAGACTAAGCATAAGTTATAGAGATTTGAATTTGAGAGAAAACTTAggtttaatattcatcaaaagTTGCCTGAATGCAGTTGGAgaagaggtccttatataggccttcctcTTGGAAATCCGTTACAAATTTTAACCTAGAAATCTCATCCAAGGGCCATAATTAGTTCTTAGGACATAAACAAAGTTTGGGAAATATTTTACAATGATGGCAAAATAATTTAAAGGAATACTGCAATAAACAACAGAAATTCTGCACTGATAGTGTCATGCTGCTTCCTAGGCTGCTGTATTGATTTGGCTGGGAGTATAAGGACGAATGGGGGCAGTAGAGGCCTTGACTTTGGCTCTTAGGTGATATCTGAAATATGGAGAGACAACCAAAAGCACTCCAGCAACAACTCTTTCtttgtttagccagaaatggtaATATGCTTTTTGCTTTATGTCCCTTTCAGCAGCTTGACTTTCAGTTTGATTTTCTCTTGGTTGCAGTGTGAATTAGGTATGGCTCCTTAGGACTTTTATGAGCTTAATTGATCAATGTTTCAGCAGGCctaggtggcagctggtggttgagcTTGTACTGGTACTTGTGACCTCCCAAAGCAGGCCTGGCAGGGGTTGTTAACAGGGTAGTGTGACTGGGATTGTTGCCTGCTACCTTATCAGTGTTACCCTGATCTCTGGCTCCTGCTGCACTTCCTCTCTTGCTACCCCTGGGGTTACCGtactcagctgtgtgagtagctatctgatcaatcaacttccaagcattaccgtcattagtattatcttggaatctcccattagcagctgaatcaagtaaggctctatgatcatcatacaaccggttgtaaaactggttgcaaaggaaccaaatttcgaaaccatggtggGGGACAGACCAAACTAGTCTTTTGAAACgaatccaagcttcattaaaatcctTAATAGGACCTTGCTTAAAAATTGTGATCTGACTTCTCAATGCATtagttttctgtggtggaaaatacctcttgtagaatgcaagagctagagaAGTCCAATTGGTAATTGCGTCGATCTCCATGTCCAAGTCCCGTAAccactcagctgcatcatctctcaaTGAGAAAGGAAAAAGAGTTTGTTTCACGTGATCTTGAGTAACCTCAGCTGTCAAAGGAATAGAACAGCAATAAGTAACAAACTTCTCCATATGCTTTGCGGGGACCTCTCCTACTTTTCCTCCAAACATATTTCTCTCAACCAAGCTTATGTAtgaaggcttgatctcaaaagtccccttatcagtggtagggagcttgaagcctttaggaatagaagcAACCGTGGGTTTGGAGTGACTGGCTAATGTCGGCATCTTTGATGTTGTAACAGTAACTAATGCAGAAATAAGagtgtcctcttcaaaggacgaatcttctgtaaaagtataccgctcgtagtcaagtgtacttaagtcttccacctgacttacttctctttgaaattttcgtctgtacTGAAAAGTCTTTTCTAGAAAGcgatcaaaaggtataatctctaacctgttatgtgacacccccatactccaagtgccttactaggaccacttaaggtatgaaaacgtcaccatctcggttacccgaggcaatgatactcaaatagacaataacggaACGTATTTAAATGATAGTAAAGTTTAGGTGATACAACAAGTTCCAAAAACTGTCAAAAGAAGTACAAGTGTTCTCCAAAACCAAAGTACTCAAACAGCTAAATAAAACACAGCTGAAGACTCTAAGActggtggtgactccatcccagctatccctcgcataagccatcatacctactcaacaactgttcaccatccccgaatggatcaccacagtttttaaaacaattaacggggttagtactgattacataaaacaaataccataaaggaacaatatcacaaacagctcaaacaactCAAACAGTTCAAACaaatctccagtctccatctccaatctccacacaacagactacacactaaagtgtgtagccctgccagagtacccatcgcaacaagtactcctcgccgccagtgggggaccgcagccgttcctacctaatccccactcatctccatcgagcgataaacccaccccgctcatctccatcgagcgataaacccaagttcattaatgtgcacatcccccttgtgacgggaaccacaaggggcgaatcaagggcgtgaaaccactcccgcaagtgactccactcagccagggacgcaccctgaagatcacagacagatacacaaccaatcaaccatagacaaccaacaaccatcaaaatcaagCCAATATTATATTTAaccaacaatcaccatcacaaacaTATTATGTAGCCaataatgagtagggaaaccctacctagaaagcaAACGCCaacagacgatcaagcagctaaatcagaatctttcctcaacgaaaccttctcctataacatacatacatgcaattactaccacattcatataaatcacccaaaacccccaatatcacccaattagggtttaaccaatcttaacaaaacattataaaaattaaataaaaaccttaccctcgacacaaggatcacaacggcgtaaagaacaatgcaatccgacactcctagccttgggatttgctaataatgcggcgagaacaatcaacgtaacttctaatcttctctttgaaaggttttagggtgtaaaagagttttaagaaaagtgacgaaagctttatatactaatcccgcattattaacaaaacccgtcaaacatcACTcataaactcacttactcgatcgagtgacccttactcaatcgagtccccaacttactcgatcgattaccctacaggcagaccactgttttgcgtaaaaagctagttactcgacagagtaagccccactcgatataGTACcttaagacacataaaaccgtagtattacagtcttccctccttaaagagaactccgtccccgaagttcaaaccacaaccaaaacaaaacacactaacatcaccccgacacaacaacataaccaaaactcaacacaaaactcaaaacatacctccaaaacaaaactcaacccgactcaagacaactactaactgtactaaaaccaacataaaacatgcaaaaacttgCAAAAACTCTATGCGGCCATCTCAtatccccctaaaagaaacaaggttacgtccccgtaaccacacatacctgatcgaaaagagacggataccgctccctcatagcctcctccgcctcccaagtagcctcctcaacctcatggttagaccaaagaaccttaagtaaCACTGTCTCACCGTGTCtggttttcctaaccttgcgatcaagaatctgtttgggcacctcaagataagacaaggactcatccaactcgatgttctctacctctaacacatgtgatggatcactaacatacttccgcagatgagacacatgaaacacattatgcactctatccaaagcagctggtaaagctaaccgataagcagcCTCACTCACATGATCCAAAATCTTATAAGGTACGATAAACTTCtaactcagcttccctttcttgccaaatctcatgaccccacgcataggagacactttcaaaaaaaccttgtccccaacctgaaactctatgtcacgacgatatagatctgcataactcttttgtgattctgggccgctttcatcctttgtctaatcagcttaacctgttcaaccatctcctgtaccatatgtggtcctaaaacaactgcctcagcactatcatcccaataaatcggactcctacatctcctcccatacaatgcctcaaatggcgccatgccaatactggtgtgatagctattgttgtaagaaaactcaatcaagtctAATCTCAGCTCCCAGCTATCACCAAAacccataacacaagctcgcaacatgtcctctaaagtcttgatggtcctctctgtctgtccatctgtcgcaggatgaaatgcagtactcatcttcaaggtagtccccatcatctcctgcaactctttccaaaaccatgatatgaacctcgcatctctatcggacactatatccttaggcaccccatgcaaacgaaccacatgcttcctataagccaaagccaactgtatcttggtccaattatctttcatcggcacaaagtgagctgacttagtcagtcggtcaactataacccatatcatgttattacccgtttgactcctcggcaaacccactataaaatccataaaaatggactcctacttccactcaggtacctcaagagactgaatcttaccttgtggtcgtctctgctcacctttcactctctgacatgtcaaacaacgagccacgaactcagctgtttccttcttcatcccaggccaccagaaagtctgctttaaatctttgtataacttgtcaccgcctggatgtaccgaatatggtgtgcaatgagcctctgtcatgatcagcttcctcaattcctcatcattaggaatacACCATCTCTCAtcgaatctcacactgccatctgtatgaatagagaatctagacattgtccctttctctactccagctctccactcctcaatcttgggatccaaagcctacttcctgcgaatatcatcataaaggtctggctctactgtcaaatctcccctaAAATCCCctctctgtatcatatgtatctccatcttccccacctcatctctcaacctcatcaaagacatagatgtgcaaagagaatgcacactcttcctgcttaaGGCacctgcaaccacattagctttcccttcatggtatataatatccatgtcataatccccaatcagctccatccacctcctttgtctcatgttcaactccttttgagtgaagatgtacttgagactcttgtgatctgaaaacaccttaaaggtcgccccataaaggtagtgcctccaaatcttaagagcaaacacaaccgcacccaactctagatcatgggtcggatagtt
Encoded here:
- the LOC141601347 gene encoding uncharacterized protein LOC141601347, which codes for MSEERLAEWIRDIEKIFEYKGYTDVKASVGLMLQAFKLFSNSSGLSMNCSKSSFYYNGIDAQLVTEIERATGMKRGTVPFKYLGVTVSQKCLSVMDCNILVDKIVDRIRSLGSRKLSYAGRLVLIKAVLNSLHSYWARIFILTKTVISKLEAICRAFLWYGTDNKESPMLVSWETICRARNQGGLGLRDFHAWNLAAIGKYAWWVAQKTDHLWVKWVHAIYIKNTCWNEYEPGSGSSWAWRKICQVKHLLKDHIFNADIEHYNSQTGYQVLKPEMDKVSWYPWVLNQWIIPKQNFLCWLIAHQKLTTQDRLIRMHIIQSNRCFLCGLQEESHEHLFFSCIFSKKCKDLVASWCVLELPCLEVIQWWVQLREHSACKKKIVAVILASLMYNIWNARNVSRVDGYVSRPGCILQRVKNEVKMRLGQLQIKSRNTRALNWIEYIRQH